From Bacillus sp. Bos-x628, the proteins below share one genomic window:
- the lepB gene encoding signal peptidase I: MKKKPLLWLMIITCIVLMFQVKNFMFVTYKVEGVSMDPTFTDGTELLINKFSPKLTKINRFDYVLFQGPNNQIFIKRVIGLPGETLKYEDDQLLVDGVKWKEPYLKEQKKYKMGNVLTGDFQLETITGRKKIQNNHYFVIGDNRIHSFDSRHFGTISKDQVVGVKRNSE, from the coding sequence ATGAAGAAGAAGCCATTATTATGGTTGATGATTATTACATGCATCGTGTTAATGTTCCAAGTAAAAAATTTCATGTTTGTCACGTACAAAGTAGAAGGGGTTAGTATGGATCCTACATTTACTGATGGAACAGAACTATTAATCAACAAGTTCTCGCCAAAGCTCACGAAAATTAATCGTTTTGATTACGTTCTTTTTCAAGGTCCAAACAATCAAATTTTTATTAAACGTGTCATAGGTCTTCCGGGAGAAACACTCAAATATGAAGATGATCAACTATTAGTCGATGGTGTTAAATGGAAAGAACCGTATTTAAAAGAGCAAAAGAAATATAAAATGGGGAACGTCCTGACAGGTGATTTTCAGCTAGAAACGATCACTGGACGGAAGAAAATACAAAACAATCATTACTTTGTGATTGGTGATAACCGAATACATAGTTTTGACAGCAGACATTTTGGGACGATTTCAAAGGATCAAG
- a CDS encoding FAD-dependent oxidoreductase: protein MEQEHKEMDQSQSLWLADKKKDSFPSVSEDLTADVIIVGGGITGIATAFEMTERGLDVIMIDANELMQGTTGHTTAKVTSQHDVYYHELIQHIGMPNARLYVEANEKAKELIQTRVKEHQIECQLEVRDAYLYTKEESGVKKLKKELDAYKQLGIDHDWKTELPFDPEIKAALVMKQQAQFHPLHYLNALVQLLIERGVRIYENTAAVDVKEGHRPAVITKNGHHLTGRYIISCSHFPFYDGKGLYFTRIHPNQSYVVAAKTNKPLPDGMYLGIDQPSHSLRTAKINGEKVVLIGGEGHKTGQGGDARTHYEALEKFGHEILGIQEVLYRWSTHDLVTMDKIPYIGYLTKNHPNILVATGFRKWGMTTSHVAATLIGDLIEGKSNPYESIYIPSRFVPDPFVKEFIKENANVAAQLITGKLNRPDQTIDNLKPGEGGIVSYEHKKCGAFKSEDGNVVLVDTTCTHLGCEVAWNNSDRTWDCPCHGSRFSVTGEVVEGPAKKPLKRSYYEQ from the coding sequence ATGGAACAAGAACACAAAGAAATGGATCAATCTCAATCACTATGGTTAGCAGACAAGAAGAAAGATTCTTTCCCGTCAGTATCAGAGGATCTCACAGCAGACGTCATAATCGTCGGTGGCGGAATTACTGGTATTGCCACTGCATTTGAAATGACAGAACGTGGATTAGATGTCATCATGATTGATGCAAATGAACTAATGCAAGGCACCACCGGACATACGACGGCAAAAGTGACGTCACAGCACGATGTGTATTATCATGAGTTAATTCAGCATATTGGCATGCCAAATGCCCGATTGTATGTAGAAGCAAATGAAAAAGCAAAAGAGCTCATCCAAACACGTGTCAAGGAGCATCAAATCGAGTGTCAGCTCGAAGTGAGAGATGCTTATCTGTACACAAAAGAAGAAAGCGGCGTAAAAAAATTAAAGAAAGAATTAGATGCCTATAAACAGCTTGGGATTGATCATGATTGGAAAACAGAACTTCCTTTTGATCCAGAAATAAAAGCCGCTCTAGTAATGAAACAGCAGGCACAGTTTCACCCTCTTCACTATTTGAATGCACTTGTCCAGCTTCTCATAGAGCGAGGCGTACGTATTTACGAAAATACGGCAGCAGTAGATGTTAAAGAAGGACATCGGCCTGCTGTCATCACAAAGAATGGACATCATCTCACAGGACGCTATATCATTTCATGCTCACACTTTCCCTTTTATGATGGAAAAGGACTTTATTTCACCCGAATTCATCCAAATCAATCTTATGTAGTGGCAGCTAAAACAAACAAGCCACTCCCAGATGGGATGTACTTAGGAATTGATCAACCATCCCACTCATTAAGAACAGCCAAAATAAATGGTGAAAAGGTGGTCCTCATTGGCGGAGAAGGTCATAAAACTGGACAAGGCGGGGATGCACGCACACACTATGAAGCACTTGAAAAGTTTGGACACGAAATACTCGGGATTCAAGAGGTCCTGTACCGCTGGTCTACTCACGATTTGGTCACAATGGATAAAATCCCCTATATTGGATACCTGACCAAAAATCACCCAAATATCCTCGTGGCCACGGGCTTTAGAAAATGGGGCATGACCACAAGCCATGTCGCAGCGACCCTGATTGGAGATTTGATCGAAGGTAAGTCCAATCCATACGAATCCATCTATATCCCATCAAGATTCGTTCCTGATCCGTTTGTCAAAGAATTCATTAAAGAAAATGCCAATGTAGCTGCTCAGCTTATCACTGGTAAATTGAATAGACCTGATCAGACAATCGATAATTTAAAGCCAGGCGAAGGCGGCATTGTGTCTTATGAACATAAGAAATGCGGGGCCTTTAAATCTGAAGACGGCAATGTCGTTCTTGTCGATACAACCTGTACCCATTTAGGATGTGAGGTCGCTTGGAATAACAGTGATCGCACTTGGGATTGTCCTTGTCACGGTTCACGATTTTCTGTAACTGGAGAAGTAGTAGAAGGTCCAGCGAAAAAACCACTAAAAAGGTCATATTATGAACAGTAA
- a CDS encoding barstar family protein, whose protein sequence is MKLVRLNGKACISQEDLHEQLKATLHLPDHYGKNLDALWDCLTGEIELPVQLIWEDFLVSKEYLGEYADTLQKLFKEAEMELRGQFQFTIQ, encoded by the coding sequence ATGAAACTGGTTCGGCTTAACGGGAAGGCATGTATTTCACAAGAGGACCTTCATGAACAACTGAAAGCAACATTGCACCTGCCCGATCATTATGGAAAAAATCTTGACGCACTTTGGGACTGTTTGACAGGGGAGATTGAGCTTCCTGTACAACTCATATGGGAGGATTTTCTAGTAAGCAAAGAATATCTTGGAGAATATGCGGATACCTTGCAGAAGCTGTTCAAAGAAGCAGAAATGGAGCTTAGAGGACAATTTCAATTCACCATTCAATAA
- a CDS encoding M48 family metallopeptidase, with protein MRNWIALATVAYVLYGLFIYFYLFLTGDSSVPENVKGTSADPHTFMTSHELEVSEDFSRIRNFLYFITIPLDWYVFFLLLITGLSRKMADWSFVAARFQFLGQLVYVFLLSLLTMLISLPIKWIGYQLSLHYGISAQSTASWLKDQTLDFWIQYPLLVLCTVVFFWLIQKKRKLWWLYAWCLTVPVTLFLFFIQPVVIDPLYNEFYPLKDQALETKILTLAEKAHIPADHVYEVNMSKKTNTMNAYVTGIGENKRIVLWDTTLQKLKDREILFIMAHEMGHYVMKHVYIGLAGYFMLSLVGFFAIDRIYFYLYKRGQTSFHLKVSHDIAALPLLLVIVSMLSFVASPFTNAVSRYQEQAADQYAVNLTKDGEAGVTSFQKLAKSGLTQVNPPLLVKIFRYDHPPMMERIVDMEKAAKKEEESQRQ; from the coding sequence ATACGTAACTGGATTGCTCTGGCAACGGTAGCGTACGTATTGTACGGTCTTTTCATTTATTTTTATTTGTTTCTTACTGGTGATTCATCAGTTCCTGAAAATGTGAAAGGAACGAGTGCAGATCCGCACACGTTTATGACAAGCCATGAGCTTGAGGTCAGCGAGGATTTTTCAAGAATCCGAAATTTTTTGTACTTTATTACGATTCCGCTAGACTGGTATGTATTTTTTCTTTTACTAATTACAGGTCTTTCCCGAAAAATGGCCGACTGGAGCTTTGTTGCGGCTCGTTTTCAATTTCTCGGTCAATTAGTCTATGTTTTCTTGCTCTCGCTACTTACCATGCTGATTTCACTGCCGATTAAGTGGATTGGTTATCAGCTTTCCTTGCATTACGGGATATCTGCTCAAAGCACTGCAAGCTGGCTAAAAGATCAAACACTCGATTTTTGGATACAATATCCGCTTCTCGTGTTGTGTACGGTTGTTTTCTTTTGGCTCATTCAAAAAAAACGAAAGTTATGGTGGCTTTATGCGTGGTGTTTAACGGTTCCGGTGACACTGTTTCTCTTTTTTATACAACCAGTTGTCATTGATCCGTTATACAATGAATTTTATCCATTAAAGGATCAAGCACTTGAGACAAAAATCTTAACTCTTGCAGAGAAAGCACACATCCCAGCAGACCATGTATATGAAGTGAATATGTCTAAGAAAACAAACACAATGAATGCTTATGTGACAGGGATCGGTGAAAATAAACGCATTGTGCTATGGGATACAACCTTACAAAAGCTGAAAGATCGGGAAATTTTATTTATCATGGCCCATGAGATGGGACATTACGTCATGAAGCATGTATATATCGGTTTAGCAGGATATTTCATGCTGTCACTGGTTGGCTTTTTTGCTATTGACCGTATCTATTTTTATCTATATAAAAGAGGACAAACTTCATTTCATCTGAAAGTGTCACATGACATCGCCGCTCTCCCGCTTCTTTTAGTCATTGTGTCGATGTTGTCATTTGTTGCTTCACCTTTTACAAATGCAGTATCAAGGTATCAGGAGCAGGCAGCTGATCAGTACGCAGTGAATTTGACAAAAGATGGTGAGGCGGGAGTAACGTCTTTTCAGAAGCTAGCAAAATCAGGACTGACCCAAGTAAACCCGCCGCTTCTAGTGAAAATATTTCGTTATGATCATCCGCCTATGATGGAGAGAATCGTTGATATGGAAAAGGCGGCAAAAAAAGAGGAAGAGTCTCAACGTCAATAA
- a CDS encoding globin-coupled sensor protein, protein MLFKKERKNTALFTQQDDMIKRINISENTDIAKQIKMIDLTQQDLFVLKQLNPLVQADIEHIVNKFYKNLEVESSLMHIIQDNSSVDRLKKTLRIHISEMFAGVIDEAYIAKRIKIAQVHLRIGLQPKWYMAAFQDLLLSMMDLFAQHIQDFKKYQTVVKATTKILNLEQQLVLDTFQHEYSKIRDAAEVQQQELHTKITETSNSLASLFSQTTNAVDKLVSKSDEMAAMSQAGTKISAQVEEKSIGGKKELEIQQTQMNQIDGSMTKIETEMKRLEEIAKQIEQIFGIVTGIAEQTNLLSLNASIESARAGEHGKGFAVVANEVRKLSEDTKKTVSTVSELVNNTNSQISIVSQHIADVNLLVTDSKEKMTQINSLFDDIVSSMNLSKNQNGKIETDLQTFLNELNEVKETVSQVTSSVESLTTLTNR, encoded by the coding sequence TTGTTATTTAAAAAAGAAAGAAAAAACACTGCTTTATTCACGCAGCAGGATGACATGATAAAAAGAATAAACATTTCGGAAAATACGGATATTGCCAAACAAATTAAAATGATCGACCTGACTCAGCAAGACCTTTTTGTACTGAAACAGTTGAACCCGCTCGTGCAAGCTGACATTGAACATATCGTCAATAAATTTTATAAAAACCTAGAAGTAGAGTCTTCCTTGATGCATATCATTCAAGATAACAGCTCAGTGGACCGATTAAAAAAGACACTTCGTATTCACATTAGCGAAATGTTCGCAGGTGTAATTGACGAAGCCTATATTGCAAAACGGATTAAAATTGCACAAGTTCATTTACGTATTGGGCTTCAGCCTAAATGGTATATGGCTGCTTTCCAAGACCTTTTGCTATCGATGATGGATTTATTTGCGCAGCATATCCAAGATTTCAAAAAATATCAGACAGTTGTCAAAGCCACCACTAAAATATTAAATTTAGAACAGCAGCTTGTCCTTGATACATTTCAACATGAATATTCTAAAATTCGTGATGCTGCAGAAGTACAGCAGCAAGAACTTCATACTAAAATTACTGAAACCTCAAACTCGCTTGCTTCACTTTTTTCTCAAACAACAAATGCAGTTGATAAGCTTGTATCAAAATCTGATGAGATGGCAGCCATGTCGCAGGCAGGAACGAAGATATCTGCACAAGTAGAGGAAAAATCAATTGGCGGTAAAAAAGAATTGGAGATTCAACAAACACAAATGAACCAGATTGATGGCAGTATGACAAAAATCGAAACAGAAATGAAACGTTTAGAAGAAATCGCTAAACAGATTGAACAGATTTTTGGTATTGTAACAGGAATCGCAGAACAAACGAATTTGTTATCGCTGAATGCCTCTATTGAGTCTGCACGAGCAGGAGAACATGGAAAAGGCTTTGCAGTTGTGGCAAATGAAGTTCGAAAGTTATCAGAAGATACAAAGAAAACGGTTTCAACAGTATCAGAACTAGTCAACAACACAAATTCACAAATTTCTATTGTGTCACAGCATATTGCAGACGTGAATTTGCTTGTAACAGACAGTAAAGAAAAAATGACTCAAATCAATTCACTATTTGATGATATCGTGAGTAGCATGAACTTGAGTAAAAATCAAAATGGAAAAATTGAGACAGATCTTCAAACGTTCCTGAACGAATTGAATGAAGTTAAAGAAACAGTATCTCAAGTAACAAGCTCTGTAGAATCTTTAACCACTCTAACCAATCGCTAA
- a CDS encoding sporulation protein, whose amino-acid sequence MKKILAGIVIFGLLLITFFYVFSRTNDIFDENRAEKVLLSPPNKPISYEIDDKDTAEDLIEDLNKGKRTSSHFNKNLKKPDYIAKVMFGRTNGTTFQLWTNRSQVVFLVNGTYYELNKKHSSSFQKQLKAAIQKGASS is encoded by the coding sequence ATGAAGAAAATCCTTGCAGGAATTGTGATCTTTGGGCTTTTACTGATCACCTTCTTTTATGTGTTTAGCCGGACGAATGATATCTTCGATGAAAATCGAGCAGAAAAAGTATTACTCTCACCGCCTAACAAGCCCATCTCCTATGAAATAGATGATAAAGATACAGCAGAAGATTTAATTGAAGACTTAAACAAAGGCAAACGAACGAGCAGTCACTTTAATAAAAACTTAAAAAAACCAGATTACATCGCAAAGGTGATGTTTGGCAGAACAAATGGAACAACCTTTCAGCTATGGACGAATCGATCACAGGTCGTTTTTTTAGTAAATGGAACGTACTATGAACTCAATAAAAAACATTCGTCTTCTTTTCAAAAGCAATTGAAAGCGGCCATTCAAAAGGGAGCCTCATCATAA
- a CDS encoding competence protein ComK: MSGISETPLDSYVINQTTMAILPIEEGKKVYSKVIEREKCFFVELKPLHIIERSCRFFGSSYAGRKAGTYEVTGISHKPPIVIDSSNHLYFFPTFSSNRPQCGWISHKYIHTFQESSLGDTIVTFTNEQTVELDVSYKSFESQVHRTAYLRTKFQDRLDGGLPKKQEFMLYPKEQQLNLVYDFILRELRNRY; this comes from the coding sequence GTGTCAGGAATTAGTGAAACCCCTTTAGATTCATATGTCATTAACCAAACAACAATGGCGATCCTTCCAATCGAAGAAGGGAAAAAAGTATATTCAAAAGTCATTGAAAGAGAGAAATGTTTTTTCGTTGAATTAAAGCCGTTGCACATTATTGAACGTAGCTGCAGGTTCTTTGGTTCAAGCTATGCAGGCAGAAAAGCAGGAACGTACGAAGTAACGGGTATTTCACACAAACCCCCGATTGTGATTGACTCATCCAATCATCTGTATTTCTTTCCAACGTTTTCGTCCAATCGCCCTCAGTGCGGATGGATATCCCACAAATATATTCATACTTTTCAGGAATCGTCCCTTGGAGACACGATTGTCACCTTTACAAATGAGCAAACGGTCGAACTGGATGTCTCATATAAATCATTTGAGAGTCAGGTGCACCGGACAGCGTATCTTCGGACAAAATTTCAAGATCGTCTTGATGGAGGTCTTCCTAAAAAACAAGAATTTATGCTGTATCCAAAAGAGCAACAGCTTAATCTTGTGTACGATTTTATTTTAAGAGAACTTCGTAATAGATATTAG
- a CDS encoding TVP38/TMEM64 family protein, with the protein MPSFLSIFTHENISAFFESYKAFGPIIAILLPLIEAFLPFLPLVVFAVANANAFGLWEGFLLTWIGASAGSILVFLLIRRFGQMRMLHFISRHPSIKKLMLWVEKRGFGPLFILLCFPFTPSAAVNVVAGLSRISIWQFSLAVFSGKCVMLLIISFVGYDLTALVKNPLRSIFAVLVIALLWYVGKRVENRLNIRMSKRGDKGGT; encoded by the coding sequence TTGCCATCATTTCTTTCAATATTTACTCATGAAAATATATCAGCATTTTTTGAGAGCTATAAGGCTTTTGGTCCAATTATTGCGATATTACTCCCTTTAATAGAAGCATTTTTACCGTTTTTACCTCTGGTCGTTTTTGCGGTTGCCAATGCAAATGCATTTGGGCTTTGGGAAGGTTTTTTATTGACATGGATTGGGGCGAGCGCAGGGTCTATTCTTGTCTTTTTACTGATCAGAAGATTTGGACAAATGAGAATGTTACATTTTATAAGCAGACATCCTTCCATTAAAAAATTGATGCTTTGGGTAGAAAAACGGGGTTTTGGTCCGTTGTTTATTTTGCTTTGCTTTCCATTTACGCCTTCTGCTGCTGTCAATGTTGTCGCAGGCTTATCAAGAATTAGCATCTGGCAATTTTCATTGGCTGTTTTCTCAGGTAAGTGTGTCATGCTCTTGATCATCAGTTTTGTTGGCTATGATTTGACTGCTTTAGTAAAGAATCCGTTAAGAAGTATTTTTGCGGTTCTAGTCATCGCTTTATTATGGTATGTTGGAAAGAGAGTAGAAAACAGGTTGAACATTCGAATGAGCAAACGCGGGGACAAAGGAGGCACTTAA
- a CDS encoding histidine phosphatase family protein: protein MTRICLVRHGETDWNAAKRIQGRTDIPLNKIGKWQAEQTGLYLKDFHWDVVISSPLSRAKETANLILKYVHAPLVIMDDFIERDYGDAEGMSLKERQELFPDKQYPNMESLKSLQDRMLKGIHKVRAAYPDQNVLIIAHGAAIHALLSVLADEHIDLHHTRLVNACLNYVEWKDGEWKVRDYNVVSHLTQSSPSFHRDLKSL, encoded by the coding sequence GTGACGAGAATTTGTCTAGTCAGGCACGGGGAAACAGATTGGAACGCAGCTAAACGAATTCAAGGGCGAACGGATATCCCTTTAAATAAAATAGGTAAATGGCAAGCTGAACAAACTGGACTCTACTTAAAAGATTTTCATTGGGATGTAGTCATTTCAAGCCCATTATCAAGAGCGAAAGAAACAGCCAATTTAATCCTAAAGTATGTGCATGCTCCACTTGTTATAATGGATGATTTCATTGAGCGTGATTATGGAGATGCTGAAGGCATGTCTCTTAAAGAACGTCAGGAGCTGTTTCCTGATAAACAGTATCCAAACATGGAATCGTTAAAGTCTCTTCAAGACCGAATGCTAAAAGGTATTCACAAGGTAAGAGCAGCCTATCCTGATCAGAATGTATTGATCATTGCTCATGGTGCTGCCATACATGCATTACTGTCCGTTCTTGCTGATGAACATATAGACCTTCATCATACAAGACTTGTTAATGCTTGCTTAAATTATGTCGAATGGAAAGATGGTGAATGGAAGGTACGTGATTATAACGTTGTCAGCCATTTAACACAATCTTCCCCTTCTTTTCATCGTGACCTGAAATCTCTTTAA
- a CDS encoding SDR family oxidoreductase, with protein sequence MSTKQPKKTLPPQHQNERPGLEYKMNPRPIFDREVQEKKLAGKTAIVTGGDSGIGRAVAVLFAKEGANVAIVYFNEHRDAEETKAYIEKAGGRVILIAGDLGDESFSHEVVKKTKDAFGSIDILVNNAGEQHPQKSIEQITSHQLLRTFQTNIFAMFYLTKAVLPHLKKGSTIINTTSVTAYKGHETLIDYSSTKGAVVTFTRSLSLSLIKQGIRVNGVAPGPIWTPLIPSTFTEKEVSEFGGDVPMERPGEPVELAPSYLFLASEDSSYINGQILHVNGGTILNG encoded by the coding sequence GTGTCAACAAAGCAGCCGAAGAAAACGTTGCCGCCTCAACATCAAAATGAACGTCCAGGTCTTGAATATAAAATGAACCCTAGACCTATCTTTGATCGGGAGGTGCAAGAGAAAAAATTAGCTGGGAAGACCGCTATTGTGACAGGGGGAGATAGTGGGATTGGAAGAGCGGTGGCTGTCTTATTTGCAAAAGAAGGAGCAAATGTGGCGATTGTTTACTTCAATGAACATCGGGATGCAGAGGAAACGAAGGCCTATATTGAAAAGGCTGGAGGCCGTGTCATCTTGATTGCAGGTGATTTGGGAGATGAATCTTTTTCACATGAGGTCGTCAAAAAAACAAAAGATGCTTTCGGTTCAATTGATATTTTGGTGAACAATGCGGGAGAACAACATCCGCAAAAAAGCATAGAACAGATTACTTCACATCAGCTTCTTCGTACATTTCAAACAAATATTTTTGCAATGTTTTATTTAACAAAAGCAGTACTCCCTCATTTAAAGAAAGGAAGCACCATCATTAATACGACATCTGTCACGGCATATAAAGGCCATGAAACCTTGATTGATTATTCATCGACAAAAGGAGCAGTTGTGACATTTACAAGATCATTATCACTTTCTCTGATTAAACAAGGGATTCGAGTCAATGGAGTAGCCCCCGGTCCGATTTGGACGCCGCTTATCCCATCTACATTTACGGAAAAGGAAGTATCTGAATTTGGTGGAGATGTCCCAATGGAAAGACCAGGCGAACCGGTAGAGCTTGCACCTAGCTATTTATTTTTAGCGAGCGAAGACTCGTCTTACATAAATGGACAAATTCTTCATGTAAATGGTGGAACGATATTAAATGGGTAA
- a CDS encoding IDEAL domain-containing protein has protein sequence MKEKKTYAELMKSRNTQKTEEKGVTILDIYIQMVLDEALYKQRLTVLREEIDKALDQRDEKRFNDLSAQYTEHCLHQ, from the coding sequence ATGAAAGAGAAAAAAACGTATGCTGAGCTCATGAAGTCCCGCAACACCCAAAAAACTGAAGAAAAAGGCGTCACAATTCTAGACATCTATATTCAAATGGTTTTAGATGAGGCGCTTTATAAACAGCGCTTAACCGTTCTTAGAGAAGAGATTGATAAGGCACTGGATCAGCGTGATGAAAAGCGGTTCAATGACCTGTCAGCTCAATATACAGAACATTGCTTACATCAATAA
- a CDS encoding serine alkaline protease SapB, whose translation MKKKNVMTSILLAVPLLFSAGFGDSMANAETLSKADSDKSYIVGFKASATTNSAKKNAVTQHGGKLEKQYRIINAAQVKMSKQAAKKLEHDPSIAYVEEDHKAEAYAQTVPYGIPQIKAPAVHAQGYKGANVKVAVLDTGIDAAHPDLNVAGSASFVPSEPNATQDFQSHGTHVAGTIAALDNTIGVLGVAPNASLYAVKVLDRNGDGQYSWIISGIEWAVANNMDVINMSLGGPTGSTALKNAVDTANNRGVVVVAAAGNSGSSGSTSTVGYPAKYDSTIAVANVNNNNVRNSSSSAGPELDVSAPGTSILSTVPNNGYTSYTGTSMASPHVAGAAALILSKNPNLTNSQVRQRLESTATPLGNSFYYGKGLINVQAASN comes from the coding sequence GTGAAAAAGAAAAATGTGATGACGAGTATTTTATTGGCTGTCCCTCTTCTATTTTCAGCAGGGTTTGGAGACTCAATGGCAAATGCAGAGACTCTCTCAAAGGCAGATAGTGATAAAAGCTATATTGTAGGTTTTAAAGCTTCTGCCACCACAAACAGCGCTAAGAAAAATGCAGTGACTCAGCATGGCGGAAAACTAGAGAAGCAATATCGAATCATTAATGCTGCACAAGTAAAGATGTCAAAACAAGCCGCAAAAAAACTTGAACATGACCCTAGCATTGCATATGTAGAAGAAGACCACAAAGCAGAAGCATATGCACAAACCGTCCCTTATGGTATCCCTCAAATCAAAGCTCCAGCCGTACACGCTCAAGGTTATAAAGGTGCTAATGTAAAAGTAGCTGTCCTTGATACTGGTATCGACGCTGCACACCCTGACTTAAATGTTGCAGGTAGTGCTAGCTTCGTCCCTTCAGAGCCAAATGCCACCCAGGATTTTCAATCACACGGAACTCACGTAGCCGGAACCATTGCTGCCCTTGATAACACAATTGGTGTTCTTGGTGTTGCTCCAAATGCCTCCTTATACGCCGTTAAAGTGCTAGACCGTAACGGTGATGGACAATACAGCTGGATTATTAGCGGTATTGAATGGGCAGTTGCCAATAATATGGATGTCATCAATATGAGTTTAGGCGGACCAACCGGTTCAACAGCTCTAAAGAACGCTGTTGACACAGCGAACAACCGCGGAGTCGTCGTTGTTGCGGCTGCAGGTAATTCTGGCTCCTCTGGATCTACAAGCACTGTCGGTTACCCTGCAAAATATGATTCCACTATCGCTGTTGCCAATGTGAACAACAACAATGTGAGAAACTCTTCATCTAGTGCAGGTCCTGAATTAGATGTCTCTGCACCTGGTACATCCATTTTAAGCACAGTGCCAAATAATGGATACACATCTTATACTGGTACATCCATGGCTTCTCCTCACGTTGCAGGAGCAGCAGCGCTTATTCTTTCTAAGAACCCGAATTTAACGAATTCACAGGTTCGTCAGCGTTTAGAAAGCACAGCCACACCACTTGGCAACTCATTCTACTACGGTAAAGGGTTAATTAATGTTCAAGCTGCTTCTAACTAA